The proteins below come from a single Iocasia fonsfrigidae genomic window:
- a CDS encoding dihydrodipicolinate synthase family protein: MKKAYGIFPPMFTVWKKSDGTYDEKGTEKYIDWLIDNGIQSIVPCGSTGESAGMFMEEQKRVIEHVTKYVAGQIPCYAGTGKYSTPETLELSIHAKNVGVDGLMVILPYYYKPYKAAAMNHLREIHKATELPMILYNNPWFAGYELTAKEAKILVDEGVLTGVKAAHGDANRVSDMKFECGDKMTVFYGHDYAALQGLAAGADGWLSGFPATFPKQCRALQEAVMVEKDLDKGRAIWDKFIPFINFFMDPEVNAQVHWLEMLKWAANVQGANVGIPRKPLKELDPEFKKRMEKPLEILLSI, translated from the coding sequence ATGAAAAAGGCTTATGGGATTTTTCCACCAATGTTTACAGTATGGAAAAAAAGTGATGGAACTTATGATGAAAAAGGAACAGAAAAGTATATTGACTGGCTGATTGATAATGGGATTCAGTCAATAGTTCCCTGTGGAAGTACTGGCGAAAGTGCTGGTATGTTTATGGAAGAGCAAAAAAGAGTTATTGAGCATGTTACAAAGTATGTTGCAGGTCAAATACCTTGTTATGCTGGTACTGGTAAATATTCAACCCCTGAAACACTTGAACTTAGTATCCATGCAAAAAATGTTGGTGTTGATGGTCTAATGGTAATTTTACCTTATTACTATAAACCATACAAAGCAGCAGCAATGAATCATCTTAGAGAAATTCATAAAGCAACAGAATTACCAATGATACTATATAATAATCCTTGGTTTGCTGGTTATGAATTAACTGCTAAAGAAGCAAAAATACTTGTTGATGAAGGGGTATTAACAGGTGTAAAAGCAGCTCACGGTGATGCAAACAGAGTATCAGACATGAAGTTTGAATGTGGAGATAAGATGACTGTTTTTTATGGACATGACTATGCTGCCTTACAAGGATTAGCAGCTGGAGCAGATGGATGGCTTTCAGGATTTCCAGCAACATTTCCAAAACAATGTAGAGCCTTACAGGAAGCAGTAATGGTTGAAAAAGATCTTGATAAAGGAAGGGCAATCTGGGATAAATTCATACCGTTTATAAATTTCTTTATGGATCCAGAGGTTAATGCTCAAGTACACTGGTTAGAAATGTTAAAATGGGCAGCAAATGTTCAAGGTGCTAATGTTGGTATTCCAAGAAAACCTTTAAAAGAATTAGATCCTGAATTTAAGAAGAGGATGGAAAAACCATTAGAAATATTGTTAAGTATCTAA
- a CDS encoding FadR/GntR family transcriptional regulator yields MKIKPIEKMSTLDSVIKTLKDEIIMGKIKIGDKLPTERVLSRKLNVGRSTVREAIKVLQALGLVKVKQGKGTYVLRKNENESLNIANWFSEHELQITDLMDIRLAMEPLAIKLALKRSSDEEFEKLMKDLNSTNQKLKTAIKENNVIKMEVIDNTFHSYVSEATRNNLLISINEKISEAILEYRIKIFSIKENAENAYEAHQEIINAMSTKDVARAVSAMTSHVNSALSDAIKLIKKN; encoded by the coding sequence ATGAAAATTAAACCAATAGAAAAAATGTCAACTTTAGATAGTGTTATAAAAACTTTAAAAGATGAAATAATAATGGGCAAAATAAAGATAGGTGACAAGCTGCCAACTGAAAGAGTTTTGTCCCGAAAATTGAATGTTGGTAGGTCTACAGTAAGAGAAGCAATAAAGGTTTTACAGGCCCTGGGATTGGTAAAAGTAAAACAGGGAAAAGGCACATATGTATTAAGAAAGAATGAAAATGAATCTCTTAACATAGCTAATTGGTTTTCTGAACATGAACTGCAAATTACTGATTTGATGGATATTAGACTTGCAATGGAGCCATTGGCAATTAAGCTGGCTTTAAAACGATCATCAGATGAGGAATTTGAAAAACTAATGAAAGATTTAAATTCAACAAATCAAAAGCTAAAAACAGCTATCAAAGAAAATAATGTAATAAAAATGGAAGTTATCGATAATACGTTTCATAGCTATGTAAGTGAAGCTACTCGTAACAACTTGTTAATTTCAATAAACGAAAAAATTTCTGAAGCAATTTTAGAATACAGGATTAAAATATTCTCAATTAAAGAAAATGCTGAAAATGCATACGAAGCTCATCAGGAAATAATAAATGCAATGAGTACAAAAGATGTTGCAAGAGCTGTTAGTGCAATGACATCACATGTTAATAGTGCTCTTTCTGATGCAATTAAATTAATAAAGAAAAACTAA
- a CDS encoding iron-containing alcohol dehydrogenase family protein has product MKKGVMREYMQTAPVLYLNEEGLIKKSGQIVAELGKRALISGGPRALQSIENDLVSSLDKAGIAWEKHVFKGECSENNINLIMSKANNISAEVIIGVGGGKSLDCAKVVADRCGLPIVTIPTIAATCAAVTPLSIVYNDAGEYQLDYYLRSNPDLVLVDPIVITNAPVKYFTSGILDALSKWYEGRAAVKNIDNPDIFTASAIKLAELLYTRINKQGEEAIKLVRSKKTGQALKDVINLNIFTTGIIQSIGQKTCRGAAAHSIHNALTIIEESHELLHGLKVGYGIVVQLFMEDLPEEEIKEVVYFFRKLGLEPSLKGLKLPYSKKIIEGVAQKATTDPVMRLMPFKVSKEMVILAIDKLENTVPNY; this is encoded by the coding sequence ATGAAAAAAGGTGTAATGCGGGAATATATGCAGACTGCTCCAGTGTTATATTTGAATGAAGAAGGATTAATTAAAAAAAGTGGTCAAATTGTTGCTGAACTGGGGAAAAGAGCTTTGATTAGTGGAGGGCCGAGAGCACTGCAATCTATTGAAAATGACTTAGTTAGTTCTTTAGATAAGGCAGGTATAGCCTGGGAAAAACATGTATTTAAAGGGGAATGTAGTGAAAACAATATTAATTTAATAATGAGTAAGGCAAATAACATTTCAGCTGAGGTGATTATCGGTGTTGGTGGAGGAAAGTCTTTAGACTGTGCTAAAGTTGTTGCTGATCGCTGTGGTCTACCAATAGTAACCATACCGACAATTGCTGCTACTTGTGCTGCAGTAACCCCTCTGTCTATTGTTTATAATGATGCTGGAGAATATCAACTAGATTATTATCTAAGGAGTAACCCGGATTTAGTACTTGTTGATCCAATAGTAATTACCAATGCCCCTGTTAAGTATTTTACATCAGGTATTCTTGATGCCCTGTCTAAGTGGTATGAGGGGAGAGCAGCTGTTAAAAATATTGATAATCCAGATATTTTTACTGCATCGGCAATTAAATTGGCTGAACTCCTCTATACTCGAATAAATAAACAGGGAGAAGAAGCAATTAAATTAGTTAGGTCTAAAAAAACAGGACAGGCTTTAAAGGATGTTATAAATCTAAATATCTTTACTACTGGAATAATACAAAGTATTGGACAAAAAACCTGTCGTGGTGCAGCAGCCCATTCTATCCATAATGCTTTAACAATTATTGAAGAAAGCCACGAGTTATTACATGGCTTAAAAGTTGGCTATGGTATAGTTGTTCAGTTATTTATGGAAGACCTGCCAGAGGAAGAGATTAAAGAAGTAGTATATTTCTTCAGGAAACTTGGTTTGGAACCTTCTTTAAAGGGCTTAAAACTTCCGTATTCTAAAAAAATTATTGAGGGAGTTGCCCAAAAAGCGACTACTGATCCAGTGATGAGATTAATGCCCTTTAAGGTAAGTAAAGAAATGGTTATTTTAGCTATAGACAAACTTGAAAATACTGTTCCCAATTATTAA
- a CDS encoding TRAP transporter large permease: protein MIFSYIFILMLVVFLVSMFMGMPLSFAMIFGSLVYFLGSGKDVFILINQMFTGIDIFTLMAIPFFILAGELMVYSGTGNKLLRLANIFVGRFRGGLAYVNVLASMLFGGCSGSALADVSGLGPLEIELMEEGGYDKDFSVAVTVTSALQGPIIPPSIPLVLIGAVTGVSIGRLLLGGAIPGILIGIAQCSIIFFIAKKRNYPLYNKKNSLKEYLTVVINSLPFLFMPIIILGGIITGVFTPTEASAVAVLYGFILTLIFKRKDIKLKDLYKIIKRSAMVSAALLLLSSASNVFSWILSVEKVPVLLTNYLTTVTDNVYILLFMMNIFLLVWGMFMDSLPAILIIGPVVFPIMVKFGVDPVHFGVVMALNLMIGLITPPYGQAIFTGTIISNLPMEKVIKEIIPFLLASIGILLLITYLPQIILFLPKLYFG from the coding sequence ATGATTTTTTCATATATATTTATATTGATGTTAGTTGTCTTTTTAGTGTCAATGTTTATGGGTATGCCACTTTCGTTTGCAATGATTTTTGGAAGTTTAGTATATTTTTTGGGATCAGGTAAAGATGTTTTTATTCTTATCAACCAAATGTTTACGGGGATAGACATTTTTACTTTAATGGCGATACCATTTTTTATATTAGCTGGTGAATTAATGGTCTATTCTGGAACAGGTAATAAGTTATTGAGACTGGCTAATATATTTGTTGGACGTTTCAGGGGAGGACTAGCATATGTGAATGTCTTGGCAAGTATGCTTTTTGGAGGTTGTTCAGGTTCTGCGCTGGCTGATGTATCTGGCCTAGGTCCTTTAGAAATAGAATTGATGGAAGAGGGTGGCTATGACAAAGATTTTAGTGTTGCGGTAACAGTTACCTCTGCTTTACAAGGTCCAATTATTCCTCCTAGTATTCCATTAGTATTAATTGGTGCAGTTACAGGGGTTTCTATTGGTCGTTTGTTATTAGGGGGAGCTATTCCTGGTATCTTGATTGGTATAGCCCAATGTTCAATAATTTTTTTCATTGCTAAAAAGAGGAATTATCCACTTTATAATAAAAAAAATTCATTGAAAGAATATTTGACAGTAGTAATTAATAGTCTTCCTTTTCTCTTTATGCCCATAATTATTCTTGGGGGAATCATAACAGGTGTTTTTACTCCCACTGAGGCATCAGCAGTAGCTGTATTATATGGGTTTATTTTGACTTTGATTTTTAAAAGAAAGGATATTAAATTAAAGGATCTTTATAAAATAATAAAAAGGTCAGCCATGGTTTCGGCAGCACTTTTATTGCTTTCTTCGGCTTCAAATGTTTTTAGTTGGATTCTTTCAGTTGAGAAAGTCCCTGTTTTACTTACTAATTATTTAACTACAGTTACTGATAATGTCTATATTCTATTATTTATGATGAATATATTTCTTCTTGTTTGGGGAATGTTTATGGACAGTCTCCCAGCTATTTTAATAATTGGACCAGTAGTATTTCCTATCATGGTTAAATTTGGGGTAGATCCAGTGCATTTTGGGGTTGTGATGGCATTAAACTTAATGATTGGATTAATAACACCACCATATGGGCAGGCAATTTTTACGGGTACTATCATTAGTAATCTTCCTATGGAAAAAGTTATTAAAGAAATCATTCCCTTTTTGTTAGCAAGTATTGGAATCCTATTATTGATTACCTATCTCCCACAAATTATATTATTTTTACCAAAATTATATTTTGGGTAA
- a CDS encoding TRAP transporter substrate-binding protein, translated as MKRVFCFLLTLGVCVVLLGSVSLAKEEYVMKYSWNTQADPMKTSSTAQAWVFKQEVERLSGGRIKVELYPAGQLGDQRSATEQVRRGTIEVTDIASGVLASMYYEPLSIFDLPYVFSSREVAKRVLDTNNPFTQKIIEDCAKKTGIRILGLEPFGFRHFTNNVRPIKSPEDLNGLKIRVMETVPHTEMVKALGASPVPVPFMEVYTSLETGVIDGQENPASLILSESFHEVQKYMSLDGHLLAVGAILINEEWYQSLPEDLQQALYHGSRNAMNTYNGFGGLLDVIAIEELREKGMKIYALSPEEKRAFQKVARPPVEKWMREKIGDQVVDEFLDAVEKAEQKLAEETF; from the coding sequence ATGAAAAGAGTTTTTTGTTTTTTACTAACTTTAGGTGTATGTGTGGTTCTTTTAGGAAGTGTTTCGTTGGCTAAAGAAGAATATGTAATGAAGTATTCATGGAATACCCAGGCAGATCCTATGAAGACATCTAGTACTGCTCAGGCATGGGTCTTCAAACAAGAAGTAGAGCGCTTATCTGGTGGACGGATCAAAGTAGAATTATATCCTGCAGGACAGTTGGGGGATCAAAGATCTGCAACTGAACAAGTAAGGCGAGGAACTATTGAGGTTACAGATATTGCTTCAGGGGTTTTAGCTTCAATGTATTATGAACCTTTAAGCATATTTGATTTACCTTATGTTTTTTCTTCAAGAGAAGTAGCTAAAAGGGTTCTTGATACTAATAATCCTTTTACTCAAAAAATCATAGAAGATTGTGCAAAAAAAACGGGCATTAGAATCCTTGGTCTTGAACCATTCGGATTTAGACATTTCACAAATAATGTAAGACCTATCAAATCTCCTGAAGATTTAAATGGTTTAAAAATTAGAGTAATGGAGACAGTCCCCCATACAGAAATGGTTAAAGCATTAGGAGCAAGTCCAGTACCAGTACCATTTATGGAGGTATATACTAGTTTAGAAACCGGGGTAATAGATGGACAGGAAAACCCAGCAAGCCTAATTTTGTCAGAGAGTTTTCATGAGGTTCAAAAATATATGTCATTGGATGGACATCTCTTAGCGGTAGGTGCTATTTTAATTAATGAAGAATGGTACCAGAGTTTACCTGAAGACCTTCAACAGGCCTTATACCATGGAAGCCGTAATGCTATGAATACTTATAATGGTTTTGGTGGATTACTTGATGTTATAGCAATAGAAGAACTCAGGGAAAAAGGTATGAAAATATATGCCCTTTCACCTGAAGAAAAACGTGCCTTCCAAAAAGTGGCCAGACCCCCTGTTGAGAAATGGATGAGAGAAAAAATAGGTGATCAGGTAGTAGATGAGTTTCTTGATGCAGTTGAAAAAGCTGAACAAAAATTAGCAGAAGAAACTTTCTAA
- a CDS encoding electron transfer flavoprotein subunit beta/FixA family protein: MNIIIPIKQVPETGNVKMDEETGTMVRSGVESIVNPLDLYAIELGIELKEKYGGRITTITMGPPSAQKALREALAMGCDEGVLLSGKEFAGSDTWATSYALAEAIKKLGKYDLILAGERATDGDTGQVGPGIASFLDIPLLTYISKINHIKEDSLTVERLVEEGYEVLKAPLPALLTVVKEISFPRLPTLRGKQKAKKAELIKLSAEDIELEQGKLGLQGSPTRVVKISHPRVTRNGEYLKVIDEDSLQKAVMRFKDFLKEKEII; this comes from the coding sequence TTGAATATAATAATACCAATCAAACAGGTACCGGAAACAGGGAATGTCAAAATGGATGAAGAGACAGGAACAATGGTGCGGTCTGGAGTAGAAAGCATTGTTAACCCTTTAGATCTTTATGCAATTGAATTAGGAATTGAACTTAAAGAAAAATATGGTGGAAGGATAACAACTATAACTATGGGCCCCCCATCGGCTCAAAAAGCCTTAAGAGAGGCCTTAGCTATGGGTTGTGATGAAGGAGTTCTTTTATCAGGCAAGGAATTTGCTGGTTCAGATACCTGGGCAACCTCATATGCCCTGGCAGAAGCTATTAAAAAATTGGGTAAATATGATTTGATTTTAGCTGGAGAAAGGGCTACTGATGGAGATACCGGACAGGTTGGACCAGGGATAGCCTCTTTTCTAGATATACCATTACTTACTTATATCAGTAAGATTAACCATATTAAAGAAGATAGTCTAACAGTTGAGAGATTAGTTGAAGAAGGATATGAAGTATTAAAAGCACCCTTACCTGCCCTTTTAACAGTAGTAAAAGAAATTAGTTTTCCCCGTCTACCTACTTTAAGGGGGAAGCAGAAAGCTAAAAAAGCAGAGTTAATAAAATTGTCGGCGGAAGATATTGAATTAGAACAGGGGAAACTAGGATTACAGGGTTCCCCTACCAGAGTAGTAAAAATAAGTCATCCCAGAGTTACCAGGAATGGAGAATATCTCAAGGTTATTGATGAAGATAGTCTGCAAAAGGCTGTAATGAGATTTAAAGATTTTCTTAAGGAAAAGGAAATTATTTAA
- a CDS encoding electron transfer flavoprotein subunit alpha/FixB family protein, producing the protein MKYKGIWTIAEAEDGRIKEVSYELLTRGKRLSKKLGCELTSILLSNNISEEQAEELILRGADKVYLANAPELEHFIVENYSNVLIELIKKYKPAIILSAATTSGRALMPHVAIRMHAGLTADCTELDIEEDSNDLLQTRPAIGGNILATIKTPEHRPQMATVRPRSTRPAQVDYSRQGKGEIINYQYNQQLFDGRVERIAFRNDAEEDNIQDAEIVVAGGKGLKKKENFDLLNELAGRLNGVIGASREAIDRDWLSYPHQIGLSGKTVTPKLYIAAGISGAIQHLAGMKTAETIIAINQDPEAAIFKVADFGIVGDLFEIIPEINELLEKEGVK; encoded by the coding sequence ATGAAATATAAAGGTATATGGACTATTGCTGAAGCTGAAGATGGAAGAATTAAAGAAGTATCTTATGAATTACTTACCCGGGGTAAAAGACTTTCTAAAAAACTAGGCTGTGAATTGACCTCGATTTTATTAAGTAATAATATCAGTGAAGAACAAGCAGAAGAACTAATATTAAGGGGGGCAGATAAGGTTTATTTGGCAAATGCACCTGAATTAGAACATTTTATTGTAGAAAACTACAGTAATGTTTTGATAGAGTTGATTAAGAAATATAAACCAGCTATTATTTTATCAGCTGCAACCACTAGTGGAAGGGCGTTAATGCCCCATGTGGCCATTAGAATGCATGCAGGACTCACAGCTGATTGTACAGAACTGGATATAGAGGAAGATTCCAATGACCTCCTACAGACTAGACCGGCTATCGGTGGTAATATTTTAGCTACAATTAAAACACCTGAACACAGACCGCAGATGGCGACAGTAAGGCCCAGGTCTACTAGGCCAGCCCAAGTTGATTATTCACGCCAAGGCAAGGGGGAGATTATAAATTATCAATATAATCAGCAGCTCTTTGATGGTAGGGTGGAGAGAATTGCTTTTAGAAATGATGCAGAAGAAGATAATATTCAAGATGCAGAGATAGTAGTAGCTGGGGGCAAGGGGCTTAAGAAAAAAGAAAATTTTGATTTGCTTAATGAACTGGCTGGAAGACTTAATGGTGTAATAGGGGCTTCCCGGGAAGCAATTGATAGGGACTGGCTCTCTTATCCACACCAGATAGGGCTTAGTGGTAAAACTGTAACCCCTAAACTTTATATAGCTGCTGGAATATCAGGAGCTATTCAGCACCTGGCTGGGATGAAAACGGCTGAAACAATTATTGCGATAAATCAGGATCCGGAGGCAGCTATCTTTAAAGTAGCTGATTTTGGGATTGTTGGCGACCTTTTTGAAATAATCCCAGAAATAAATGAGCTATTGGAGAAGGAGGGTGTAAAGTGA
- a CDS encoding TRAP transporter small permease gives MKKTIEKIDLYFTELINLIISLLFIAMFIVIIIGVWKRYVINNPWFGAEEAARYLMVYLVFIGICSAYNKNRHPSLTFVINRFSPTFRRVWFIIIDLIIFVLLIYMFKYGMEKTVMAVYSKTPALRLPFNWIFISIPIGSVLMMIQLVLKYLKVVFIKEKD, from the coding sequence TTGAAGAAAACTATAGAAAAAATTGATTTATATTTTACAGAATTAATTAATTTGATTATCAGTTTGTTATTTATTGCTATGTTTATTGTTATTATTATTGGAGTTTGGAAAAGATATGTTATCAATAATCCTTGGTTTGGCGCTGAAGAGGCTGCTAGATATTTGATGGTATATCTAGTTTTTATAGGAATATGTTCTGCCTATAATAAAAATAGGCACCCTTCTTTAACATTTGTTATAAACAGATTTTCACCTACTTTCAGGAGAGTATGGTTTATTATTATTGATCTTATCATATTTGTTTTGTTAATATATATGTTTAAATATGGTATGGAAAAAACAGTTATGGCAGTCTATTCCAAAACACCAGCCTTAAGACTTCCTTTTAACTGGATATTTATCAGTATTCCAATAGGTTCTGTTCTAATGATGATTCAATTAGTATTAAAATATCTAAAAGTAGTGTTTATTAAAGAGAAAGACTAA
- a CDS encoding TRAP transporter large permease subunit, which yields MLAPIFSEMLLVLGFHPLHAGTVMIIVMNVGLITPPLGVCLFAASSVSGEKFEEKFCRI from the coding sequence ATGTTAGCCCCTATTTTTTCTGAGATGTTATTGGTTCTTGGTTTTCATCCTCTTCATGCTGGAACAGTTATGATAATTGTCATGAATGTTGGATTAATAACACCGCCGTTAGGTGTATGTCTATTTGCAGCTAGTAGTGTATCAGGGGAAAAATTTGAAGAGAAATTTTGCCGTATTTAG
- a CDS encoding LacI family DNA-binding transcriptional regulator, with product MRVTIKDIAKEAGVSVTTVSRVLNDKPDVNIETKKKIKKIIDKMGYNPNGVARGLVLNKTNTIGLIVPDISNPFFPEVARGVEHTAKRQGYSVILCDTDNNRDEERQAINLLRNKRVDGIVIFLSLSDKELLKELEQRILPVVQIADNISSYKISSVSIDNIKSAITATEHLIQLGHKKIGHITGDLKTSSAKNRLLGFKRAILSADLRYNEKWVLEGDYSRESGFKQMFKILSLDDKPTSIFTSNDLMALGAYEAILDNGLNIPEDISVIGHDNIDISKLIRPGLTTIHQPKYSTGELAAQILINEIKGKTNKKEAKILDTRLVIRNSTRKLI from the coding sequence ATGAGGGTTACTATAAAAGATATTGCTAAAGAGGCTGGAGTATCAGTTACAACTGTTTCCCGGGTTTTAAATGATAAACCAGATGTTAATATTGAAACCAAGAAAAAGATCAAAAAGATAATAGATAAAATGGGTTATAACCCCAATGGTGTTGCCAGGGGGTTAGTGTTGAATAAAACCAATACTATAGGATTAATTGTACCTGATATTAGTAATCCGTTTTTTCCAGAAGTTGCCAGAGGAGTTGAACATACCGCCAAAAGACAGGGATATTCAGTTATTTTGTGTGATACGGATAATAACAGAGATGAAGAAAGACAGGCAATTAATTTATTAAGAAATAAACGTGTAGATGGAATAGTAATTTTTTTATCTTTAAGTGATAAGGAATTGTTGAAAGAATTGGAGCAGAGGATATTACCGGTAGTTCAGATAGCTGACAATATAAGTAGTTATAAAATATCTTCTGTTTCAATAGACAATATTAAATCAGCTATTACAGCTACAGAACATTTAATACAGTTAGGACATAAAAAAATCGGGCATATTACTGGTGACTTAAAAACTAGTTCTGCTAAAAACAGGTTGCTGGGTTTTAAGAGGGCGATATTATCGGCTGATTTAAGATATAATGAAAAATGGGTTTTAGAAGGGGATTATAGTAGGGAATCAGGCTTTAAACAAATGTTTAAAATACTTTCCCTGGATGATAAACCTACGTCAATCTTTACCTCTAATGACCTTATGGCTTTAGGGGCATATGAGGCTATCTTAGATAATGGCTTAAATATACCGGAAGATATTTCAGTAATTGGGCATGATAATATTGATATAAGCAAATTAATACGGCCTGGTTTAACGACAATTCATCAACCCAAATATAGTACAGGTGAATTAGCTGCCCAGATTTTAATTAATGAAATAAAAGGGAAAACAAACAAAAAAGAAGCAAAAATTCTGGATACAAGATTAGTAATAAGAAATTCAACAAGGAAATTAATCTAA
- a CDS encoding FAD-binding oxidoreductase — MKYNPVTGKILDQLIEILGEKNVLTDPAKLETYSHDETPIEQYGHLPEVVITPSSAEEISTVMKLANLELIPVTPRGAGSGLSGGAIPEYGGIVLSVEKMNQVLEVDYNNLMMTLEPGVVTNSVNEEIKEKGLFFAGYPMSVESCYIGGNIAENAGGGKAVKYGVTGRYIMGLEIVTPTGEIVQLGGKRVKDVTGYDLKQLIVGSEGTLGIITKAIVKLLPLPTEKVDLLVLFKDIKSAIEMVPTIMTRGGIIPTGIEFMDKLSIKKSCEYLNEHLPYQEAGAVLLIEVDGHKVQEVEDDAETIGELCLEKGAIEVYVADNRTTQERVWNVRRNIAEAFKVFSPHQSLEDIVVPIAAIPELMPEITCISKKYNIQIPCYGHAGDGNLHATLVKNPDTDMQEWYQTEEKALYELYQAALKLGGTLSGEHGIGSKRRKFMKELIDPVELGLMKKIKKSFDPNNILNPGKIFKLE, encoded by the coding sequence GTGAAATATAATCCTGTTACTGGGAAAATACTAGACCAACTGATAGAGATTTTGGGGGAAAAAAATGTCTTAACTGACCCAGCAAAGCTGGAGACCTATTCCCATGATGAAACCCCTATTGAACAGTATGGCCATCTGCCAGAAGTAGTAATAACCCCAAGTTCAGCAGAGGAGATTTCTACTGTAATGAAACTGGCCAACCTGGAGCTAATACCTGTTACTCCAAGGGGTGCTGGGAGTGGATTATCTGGTGGGGCGATCCCTGAATATGGTGGAATAGTTTTATCAGTAGAGAAAATGAATCAGGTTTTAGAGGTTGATTATAACAATCTAATGATGACTCTGGAACCAGGGGTAGTTACTAATAGTGTTAATGAAGAAATTAAGGAAAAAGGACTCTTTTTTGCTGGTTATCCTATGAGTGTAGAGTCCTGTTATATTGGTGGAAATATTGCTGAAAACGCAGGTGGGGGTAAAGCAGTAAAATATGGTGTGACTGGTCGCTATATTATGGGATTAGAAATTGTTACTCCTACAGGTGAGATTGTTCAACTTGGAGGAAAAAGGGTTAAAGATGTTACCGGATATGATCTTAAACAATTGATTGTTGGTTCAGAAGGAACCCTAGGTATTATTACAAAAGCCATTGTAAAACTTTTGCCTCTACCAACTGAAAAAGTTGACTTGCTCGTTTTATTTAAAGATATTAAATCAGCTATTGAGATGGTACCTACTATTATGACTAGAGGCGGGATTATTCCTACTGGTATTGAATTTATGGATAAATTATCAATTAAAAAATCCTGTGAGTATTTGAATGAGCACCTTCCTTATCAAGAGGCAGGGGCAGTTCTTTTAATTGAAGTAGATGGTCATAAAGTACAGGAAGTTGAAGATGATGCCGAAACTATTGGGGAGTTGTGTCTGGAAAAAGGGGCTATTGAAGTTTATGTAGCAGATAATCGTACAACACAGGAGAGGGTCTGGAATGTGCGTAGAAATATTGCTGAGGCATTTAAGGTCTTCAGTCCCCATCAGAGTTTAGAAGATATTGTTGTTCCTATTGCAGCAATACCTGAGTTGATGCCAGAAATAACTTGTATTTCAAAGAAATATAATATTCAGATTCCCTGTTATGGGCATGCTGGTGATGGCAATTTACATGCAACACTGGTTAAAAATCCAGATACAGATATGCAGGAATGGTACCAGACTGAGGAAAAAGCATTATATGAATTATATCAGGCCGCTCTAAAATTGGGAGGTACACTTAGTGGTGAACATGGTATTGGCTCTAAACGCAGGAAATTTATGAAAGAATTAATTGACCCTGTTGAGCTTGGGCTGATGAAGAAAATCAAAAAATCTTTTGACCCAAATAACATCTTAAATCCCGGGAAGATTTTTAAGTTGGAGTAA